A window of the Brassica oleracea var. oleracea cultivar TO1000 chromosome C1, BOL, whole genome shotgun sequence genome harbors these coding sequences:
- the LOC106316150 gene encoding probable protein phosphatase 2C 42 has product MSGSLMNLLSLCFKPFGQTFDSSESGSGGGGGGEGKDGLLWFRDLGKYRGGEFSMAVIQANQVLEDQSQIESGNFGTFVGVYDGHGGPEAARYVCDNLFNRFREISAETQGVVTRETIERAFHATEEGFASIVSELWSTMPNLATVGTCCLVGVIYQSTLFVASLGDSRVVLGKKSNCGGLSAIQLSSEHNANNEDIRWELKDLHPDDPQIVVFRHGVWRVKGIIQVSRSIGDMYMKRPEFNREPIAQKFRIAEPMKRPLMSATPTILSHPLHPNDSFLIFASDGLWEHLSNEKAVEIVHSHPRAGSAKRLIKAALQEAARKREMRYSDLRKIDKKVRRHFHDDITVIVVFLNHDLIARGHMNTTQDSALSVRSALEH; this is encoded by the exons ATGTCAGGTTCATTGATGAATCTGTTGTCTCTCTGTTTCAAGCCGTTCGGGCAAACCTTCGATAGCTCAGAGTCCGGATCGGGCGGTGGCGGCGGCGGCGAAGGGAAAGACGGGCTGCTCTGGTTCCGCGATCTCGGCAAGTACCGCGGCGGAGAATTCTCCATGGCCGTGATTCAGGCGAATCAGGTCCTCGAGGATCAGAGCCAGATCGAGTCTGGTAACTTCGGGACTTTCGTCGGTGTCTACGACGGTCACGGCGGCCCCGAAGCTGCTCGCTACGTCTGTGACAATCTCTTCAACCGTTTTCGAG AGATATCAGCGGAGACGCAAGGGGTTGTTACGAGGGAGACTATTGAGAGAGCCTTTCACGCGACAGAAGAGGGTTTTGCTTCTATTGTCTCTGAGCTCTGGAGTACGATGCCTAATTTGGCTACAGTTGGGACTTGTTGTTTGGTTGGAGTGATTTATCAGAGTACTCTCTTCGTGGCGAGTCTCGGAGATTCACGCGTTGTTCTCGGGAAGAAAAGTAACTGTGGTGGGCTCTCTGCGATCCAGCTGTCGAGTGAGCACAATGCTAACAATGAGGATATCCGTTGGGAGCTCAAGGACTTGCATCCTGATGATCCGCAGATTGTTGTGTTTCGGCATGGTGTTTGGAGAGTTAAGGGCATCATCCAG GTTTCGAGATCTATAGGAGATATGTACATGAAACGGCCGGAGTTTAACAGGGAACCGATCGCTCAGAAGTTCAGGATTGCAGAGCCAATGAAGAGACCTTTGATGTCTGCAACCCCCACCATACTCTCTCATCCTCTGCACCCTAACGACTCGTTCCTCATCTTTGCGTCTGATGGTCTTTGGGAGCATTTGAGTAATGAAAAAGCAGTTGAGATTGTTCATAGCCACCCTCGCGCT GGAAGCGCTAAGAGACTGATAAAAGCGGCTCTTCAAGAGGCAGCGAGGAAAAGAGAGATGAGATATTCAGATCTAAGGAAGATTGACAAGAAAGTGAGACGCCATTTTCATGATGACATCACGGTTATAGTAGTGTTCTTGAACCATGACCTCATCGCGAGAGGGCACATGAACACGACTCAAGACTCGGCACTCTCGGTCCGGAGTGCTCTTGAACACTGA